The genomic segment GTAAAAGTCGAGATGTGCATGACGATTTCGACCGCTGCTACCGAGCCGTCCAGTCCAAGGACTCGCGGTTCGACGGCTGGTTCGTCACCGCGGTCAAGACCACCGGCATCTACTGCCGGCCCAGCTGTCCGGTGCGGCTGCCGCTGTCTCGCAACGTGAGCTTCTATCCCAGCTCGGCGGCCGCCCAGCGGGCCGGCTTCCGGGCGTGCAAGCGCTGCCGGCCGGACGCCTCGCCGGGATCGCCGGAATGGAACGTCCGCGGCGATGCCGTGGCCCGGGCGATGCGGCTGATCGGCGACGGTGCGGTGGACCGTGAGGGAGTGACCGGACTGGCGCGGCGGGTGGGCTACACCACCCGGCAGCTCGAGCGCATGCTGCAGGCCGAGGTGGGTGCCGGCCCGCTGGCCCTGGCCCGAGCACAGCGGGTCCAAACGGCACGGGTGCTGATCGAGACCACGGACATGGCATTCAGCGACATCGCGTTCGCAGCGGGCTTCGCCAGCATCCGGCAGTTCAACGACACCATCCGAGCAGCCTGCGACATGACGCCGACAGCGTTGCGGGACAAGGCGACTCGCCGTGACTGGTCCGAGACGGCGCCGGGCGGTCAAGCGCTGTCGCTGCGGTTGCCCGTGCGCACCCCGTTCGCCTACGAGGGCGTGTTCGGGCACCTGGCCGGCACCGCGGTACCGGGATGCGAAGAGGTGCACGACGGCGCCTACCGCCGGACGCTGCGCCTGCCGTCGGGGTCCGGGGTGGTGAGCCTGACGCCGCAGCCTGACCACGTGCGCTGCACGCTGGTGCTCGAGCAGGTCAAGGATCTGGCGACGGCCATTGCCCGCTGCCGGCGGTTGTTGGACCTCGACGCCGATCCGGAGGCTGTCATCGACGTACTCGGCGCCGACGCCGATCTGCGGGCAGTCGTGGCCAAGGCACCCGGGCAGCGGATTCCGCGGACTGTCGACGAAGAGGAGCTGACGGTGCGGGCCGTGCTCGGGCAGCAGGTGTCGACCAAGGCTGCGCGTACGCATGCTGGCCGGCTGGTCGCCGCCTACGGCACGCCGGTGACCGATCCGCACGGCGGCCTGACGCACACCTTCCCCAGTACCGCCCAGCTGGCCGATATCGACCCGGCGCATCTGGCCATGCCAGCCACCCGCCGACGCACATTGACCACGCTGATCGCGGCGCTCGGCAGCGGCGAGCTGACGCTGAATCCCGGATGTGACTGGGAGCAGGCCCGTCAGCAGCTGCTTGCGCTGCCCGGCATTGGGCCGTGGACGGCCGAGATCGTGGCGATGCGCGGCCTCGGCGATCCCGACGCCTTCCCCGCCAGCGACCTCGGCGTCCGACTCGCAGCCGAACAGCTTGGTCTGGTGAGCGAGGTACGAGCGCTGACCGCACACAGCGCGCGATGGCGACCGTGGCGGTCGTATGCCGTGCAGCACCTGTGGACGACCCTGGATCATTCCGTGAATCACTGGCCGCCGAAGGAGACGAAGTGACGACGACAATGCGGTATCGAATCATCGACAGCCCGGTGGGGCCGCTCACGCTGGCCGGCACGGGATCGACGCTGCGTCATCTGCGGATGGCGGACCAGACGCACGAGCCGGACCGCTCCGAGTGGGCCCAGTCCGACGACGAGATCTTCCCCGATGCGGTCGAGCAGCTCGCGGCGTACTTCGCCGGCGAACTGACCGAATTCGAGCTGGACCTGGATCTCGGCGGTACGGAATTCCAGCGCAAAGTCTGGGCGGCGCTGCGCACCATTCCTTATGGCGAGACGCGGTCGTACGGTGAAATTGCGATGCAAATCGGATCACCCGGCGCATCGCGGGCGGTGGGATTGGCCAATGGCCGAAATCCGATTAGCATTATCGTGCCGTGTCATCGGGTTATCGGTTCGACCGGCGGATTGACCGGATATGGCGGCGGAATTGACCGCAAGCGTGCACTCTTGGCGCTGGAGAAAAGCCGTATGCCGGCCGAACTCTCGCTATTCGATTGATAACCAGATACACAAATGCCTGTGCCCCCTAATCGAAATTAGGGGGCACAGGACTTAAATTGTGTTCGGCGGTGTCCTACTTTTCCACCCGTGTGGGTAGTATCATCGGCGCTGGTAGGCTTAGCTTCCGGGTTCGGGATGGGACCGGGCGTTTCCCTGCCGCTATGGCCGCCGTAACTCTATTCACTTTTCAGTGACCCCTGTGTGGGGGAAACTTAGTTTTGGTGGTGGGGTGCAGTCGTTTGACTGTGTGGATTGTGTGGTTGCGGGCGTTGATGTGCGTCTTTACAGTTTCCGAAACAATGGTTGTTTGTTTTGGTTGTTGTAAGTTTTCGGCCGGTTAGTGCCAGTTCCCTGAACACCTTGCGGTGCGTGTAGGTCTGGTCTATCGATCCCGTGGTCTGCGGGGGGCCTTATCCCACTGAATGGGTGAGAAGCCTGGTCTTGGAAGAGGTTTCCCGCTTAGATGCTTTCAGCGGTTATCCTGTCCGAACGTGGCTATCCAGCGGTGCCCCTGGTGGGACAACTGGTGTACCAGAGGTTCGTCCGTCCCGGTCCTCTCGTACTAGGGACAGGTTTCCTCAAGTTTCTGACGCGCGCGGCGGATAGAGACCGAACTGTCTCACGACGTTCTAAACCCAGCTCGCGTGCCGCTTTAATGGGCGAACAGCCCAACCCTTGGGACCTGCTCCAGCCCCAGGATGCGACGAGCCGACATCGAGGTGCCAAACCATCCCGTCGATATGGACTCTTGGGGAAGATCAGCCTGTTATCCCCGGGGTACCTTTTATCCGTTGAGCGACACCCCTTCCACTCGGGGGTGCCGGATCACTAGTCCCGACTTTCGTCCCTGCTTGACATGTCCGTCTCGCAGTCAAGCTCCCTTGTGCACTTGCACTCAACACCTGATTGCCGTCCAGGTTGAGGGAACCTTTGGGCGCCTCCGTTACATTTTGGGAGGCAACCGCCCCAGTTAAACTACCCACCAGGCACTGTCCCTGGACCGGATATACGGTCCGAGGTTAGAAGTCCAATACGATCAGAGTGGTATTTCAACAATGACTCCACCCACACTGGCGTGTGAGTTTCACAGTCTCCCACCTATCCTACACAAACCGTATCGAACGCCAATACCAAGCTATAGTGAAGGTCCCGGGGTCTTTTCGTCCTGCCGCGCGTAACGAGCATCTTTACTCGTAGTGCAATTTCGCCGAGTCTATGGTTGAGACAGTTGAGAAGTCGTTACGCCATTCGTGCAGGTCGGAACTTACCCGACAAGGAATTTCGCTACCTTAGGATGGTTATAGTTACCACCGCCGTTTACTGGGGCTTAAATTCTCCGCTTCACCCCCCAAGGGGAGTTAACGGGTCCTCTTAACCTTCCAGCACCGGGCAGGCGTCAGTCCGTATACATCGTCTTGCGACTTCGCACGGACCTGTGTTTTTAGTAAACAGTCGCTTCTCACTGGTTTGTGCCACCCCCCACCGCTGCCCACCGCACGGGTGATGACAGTAGGGGGTCCCCCTTCTCCCGAAGTTACGGGGGTATTTTGCCGAGTTCCTTAACCATAGTTCACTCGTACGCCTTGGTATTCTCTACCTGACCACCTGTGTTGGTTTGGGGTACGGGCCGTGTATACGCTCGC from the Mycolicibacterium crocinum genome contains:
- a CDS encoding DNA-3-methyladenine glycosylase 2 family protein encodes the protein MHDDFDRCYRAVQSKDSRFDGWFVTAVKTTGIYCRPSCPVRLPLSRNVSFYPSSAAAQRAGFRACKRCRPDASPGSPEWNVRGDAVARAMRLIGDGAVDREGVTGLARRVGYTTRQLERMLQAEVGAGPLALARAQRVQTARVLIETTDMAFSDIAFAAGFASIRQFNDTIRAACDMTPTALRDKATRRDWSETAPGGQALSLRLPVRTPFAYEGVFGHLAGTAVPGCEEVHDGAYRRTLRLPSGSGVVSLTPQPDHVRCTLVLEQVKDLATAIARCRRLLDLDADPEAVIDVLGADADLRAVVAKAPGQRIPRTVDEEELTVRAVLGQQVSTKAARTHAGRLVAAYGTPVTDPHGGLTHTFPSTAQLADIDPAHLAMPATRRRTLTTLIAALGSGELTLNPGCDWEQARQQLLALPGIGPWTAEIVAMRGLGDPDAFPASDLGVRLAAEQLGLVSEVRALTAHSARWRPWRSYAVQHLWTTLDHSVNHWPPKETK
- a CDS encoding methylated-DNA--[protein]-cysteine S-methyltransferase, coding for MRYRIIDSPVGPLTLAGTGSTLRHLRMADQTHEPDRSEWAQSDDEIFPDAVEQLAAYFAGELTEFELDLDLGGTEFQRKVWAALRTIPYGETRSYGEIAMQIGSPGASRAVGLANGRNPISIIVPCHRVIGSTGGLTGYGGGIDRKRALLALEKSRMPAELSLFD